Proteins encoded within one genomic window of Oncorhynchus tshawytscha isolate Ot180627B linkage group LG02, Otsh_v2.0, whole genome shotgun sequence:
- the LOC112221184 gene encoding monocarboxylate transporter 1 isoform X2 → MMCGGFLSGCGLIAASFCNSVEGLYFCVGVVGGLGLAFNLNPALTMIGKYFYHKRPIANGIAMAGSPVFLSTLAPLNSWFYDQFGWRGSFLILGGLLFNCCVAGSLMRPIGPKPQPAVKSEDAAKESTTCGQKCNSFIDLSLFKHRGFVLYLMGNVIMFFGLFSPLVFLSNFAKSRDIPKEKAAFLLSVLAFVDMVARPSMGIVANTKWIRPRVQYFFACSVLLNGVCHVLAPISVDYTGFVIYAIFFGFAFGWLSAVLFETLMDLVGTQRFSSAVGLVTIVECGPVLLGPPMLGKFKDIYNDYQYTYQSCGVILIIASVFLFVGMGTNYRLLDKEKKEEERKAKLEGKEEESNKDNASKEATNDRVRAVDETKTAEDII, encoded by the exons ATGATGTGTGGAGGATTCCTGTCCGGCTGTGGACTGATTGCTGCCTCCTTCTGCAACTCAGTGGAAGGACTTTACTTCTGTGTGGGAGTGGTCGGAG GTTTGGGACTGGCATTCAATCTGAACCCAGCCCTTACTATGATTGGGAAGTACTTCTACCATAAGCGGCCCATCGCCAATGGAATCGCCATGGCAGGAAGCCCAGTGTTCCTATCCACCCTGGCCCCTCTCAACAGCTGGTTCTATGACCAGTTTGGTTGGAGGGGCAGCTTCCTGATACTGGGAGGCCTGCTGTTCAACTGCTGCGTCGCTGGTTCTCTCATGAGACCCATCGGACCAAAACCACAGCCTGCAGTGAAAAGTGAAGATGCTGCCAAGGAGAGTACGACATGTGGGCAGAAGTGTAACAGTTTTATCGACCTCTCGCTGTTCAAACACCGGGGCTTCGTGCTCTACCTCATGGGTAACGTCATCATGTTCTTTGGCCTCTTCTCCCCACTAGTGTTCCTTAGTAACTTTGCCAAGAGCAGGGACATCCCCAAAGAGAAGGCAGCCTTCCTGCTGTCTGTTCTGGCCTTTGTGGACATGGTGGCCCGGCCCTCCATGGGCATTGTGGCCAATACAAAGTGGATACGACCCAGGGTGCAGTACTTCTTTGCCTGCTCTGTGCTGTTGAACGGTGTGTGCCACGTCCTGGCGCCCATCTCCGTGGACTACACAGGCTTCGTTATCTATGCCATCTTCTTTGGCTTTGCCTTTGGCTGGCTGAGTGCAGTGCTGTTTGAGACGCTCATGGACCTGGTGGGAACGCAGCGCTTCTCCAGTGCAGTGGGACTGGTCACCATTGTGGAGTGTGGGCCTGTCTTGTTAGGTCCCCCTATGTTAG GGAAATTCAAAGACATCTACAATGACTACCAATACACCTACCAGAGCTGTGGGGTGATCCTTATCATTGCTAGTGTGTTCCTGTTCGTGGGGATGGGTACCAACTACCGGTTGTTGGACAaagagaaaaaggaggaggaaaggaaggctAAACTGGAGGGAAAAGAAGAAGAGTCCAACAAGGACAATGCTTCCAAAGAAGCCACCAATGACAGGGTGAGAGCAGTTGACGAGACAAAAACTGCAGAAGACATAATCTAA